In Komagataeibacter sucrofermentans DSM 15973, the genomic window GCATAAATCAGGAATAGAAGTTTCTGGGTGCTGCCTTCCCAAGCTTTTTGAAAAAAGCGTCACCAAAAACTTTTATTATTTCAGCAAGGCGTTACTTTTGAAAATCTTCAAGAACAAGGACCAGTTTCATGACCATCAAACGCCTGCAACCTGAAGAACGCCTCGCCGGGGCTGTCGTGCATGGTGGGCTTGTCTATCTGGCCGGGCAGGTCGCCGATGATGCCGACCTCGATGCCGAGGGCCAGACCGCTGACATCCTGCGCCAGATTGACGCCATCCTTGCCGAGGCTGGCACCAGCAAGGCACGCCTGCTTTCGGTGCAGATTTTCCTGAGTGACATGAACGACATGGCCGCCATGAACCGCGCATGGGATGCCTGGCTCGACCCCGCGAGCAAGCCCGCCCGCGCCACGGTGGAAGCCCGCCTGGCCAACCCGAAATGGAAGGTCGAGATCACGGGCATCGCGGCCCTGACCTGAATAAAAACAAAAGTTTCCGGACGCCGCCTTTTTTCAAAAAGGCGGCGTCTTTACCATGTGCAACATCCTGCCCCGATGGGCTTTTCACGGAGCCCCGCAGGCACCGCATGGCCACAAACCCTGCCGCGCATGCAACCGCGCGGCAGGCGTACTGTTCTGATCTGTAACTGCGGGGCCACAAGCGCCCCTGTTACAGATACGGAGCCTGCGCCATGCCAGATGACAGCCATATTGCCTCCTCCCGCCGCACCGTGCTGGCCGCAGCAGCAGGTCTTGTAACGGCAGCGGCGGCCTCTGGCCGGGCGCAGGCGGCGGAAATGGCCGCGCCCCGCCCGCCGCTGGTCGACCCGGAAAACGCCTATCCCCGCCCGCCTTTTCCCGAGCAGTCGCAGCCCTGGCCCGGCCTTGCGGGCAAGATGAATCCCCGCCCCGACCATGGCGAGACAAGCTACCGTGGCTCAGGCCGGCTGGCCGGGCGCAAGGCGCTGATTACCGGCGGTGATTCCGGCCTTGGCCGTGCCGCCGCCATTGCCTATGCCCGCGAGGGGGCGGATGTGGCCATCGCCTACCTGCCGCAGGAGGAACCCGACGCGCGCGAAGTGATTGCGCTGATCCGCGAGGCCGGGCGCAAGGCGGTTGCCCTGCCCGGTGACCTGCGTGACAGTAAATACTGCGCCCAGCTGGTCCAGCGCGCGCATGATGAACTTGGCGGGCTGGACATACTGGTCAGCAATGCAGGCCGCCAGCGCCATCAGGCCAGTATTCTGGATATTACCGACGAGCAGTTCGACGAGACCTTCCGCACCAATATCTATGCCCTGTTCCACCTGAGCAAGGCCGCCATTCCGCTCATGCCGCGCGGGGCCGCGATCATTGCCACGGCCTCGGTCAATGCGTTCAGCCCGTCGGAGATCCTGCTGGATTATTCCGCGACCAAGGGGGCCATTGTCGCCTTCGTCAAGTCTTTGGCCAAGCAGATGGTGCACAAGGGCATTCGCGTCAACGCCGTGGCCCCCGGCCCGTTCTGGACCGCGCTGCAGATCAGTGGCGGGCAGACGGAGGAGAACATCCACAATTTTGGTGGCGAGACCCCGATGGGCCGTGCGGGCCAACCGGCCGAAATCGCGCCGATCTATGTGCTCCTGGCCTCATCGGAGGCAAGCTATATTACCGGGCAGGTCTATGCGGCCTCGGGCGGCACGGGGGTTGGCTGAAGCCTTGCGCAGTACGGCGCGCGGTGGCACAGGATAGGCATGCGCATGATCCTGCCTGCCCTGCTGATGCTGCTTGGTGTCGCGGCATGTTACTTCGCCATTGGCATGATTACTGATGCCGGGCGTTTCATATCGGATTCCCATCCGTGGTGACATGCTAATGAAAAAGAATAAAAGTTTCTGGTGAAGCCTTTTTGAAAAAGGCGACACCTAAAAACTTTTATCATTCCAAGGGATTATCGGGCCTGTCTTTTCAGGCAATCCCTTGACAGGCAAAGGGGATGACAGGATGGCCGATCAGGATGTCACCACGCCGGGCCTTGCGGGCCTGTTATGGCCCCGTCGCAGCGTGTGTTACCGGCGGCTTGCCGGGTGGCTCATCCCCGACATGCGCTGGATGGAGCGACCCCGCCCGCTGGATATCTGAAAAGCGCGTCACGGCACTGCTTTTTTAAGTATCTGGCAAGGTCAGGGCCCTAGAGGGATTTGTGTTGCGCTGCTTCGGGGTTCATGCATGTGATACGCATTCACGTTACGCATATCATATAAAAACCCGAACAAGACCTGCGGGCCACACCCCGCACTGGAGAGAGACATGATCCGTTTTTCCGCCCTGCCTGCGCTCGTTGTGGCCAGTGTTGCGTTCGCCTCGCCCGCGCTGGCCTCGGTCGTGCGTTTTGAAGGGCATTTCGCGGGGGAACATGGCGCGACATCCCACCCCGAGGGCAAGGTCGAGACCGCGCTGAACACGCGCACCAACCTCGTGAAATATGTCATTACATGGAGCGGCCTGAGCGGCCCGGTCACGGCGGCGCATTTCCATGGCCCGGCCCCGGCAGGCGAGGAAGCGGGCGTGCTCGTGCCCATTCCCAGCCCCTACAAGTCTGGGCAGCATGGCTCGGTCCTGCTCTCGTCCGAGCAGGCGCAGGCACTGCAGAACGGGCAGGTTTACGTCAATCTGCACACCGCAGCCCTGCCCAATGGCGAGGCCCGCGCCCAGATCGAGCGCCAGACCCCGCCTGCCAGGCCGTAAAGCGGGCCTGCGGGGCATAAAGTCCATGATAGGGTTTGCATGGCTGCTCTTTGTGCGGCACTGTTGGTGTTACGGCATGGAAGCCATGTTAATTCTTCATGGAGCCGGGCGACATATCTCGCCACAAGTCAGGGAGTCTGCTTTTGCGCCTAGCACGTGTGGCCGTTACCGCGGCTGTTATATCCCTGTCCGGTTTTGGTCCGTTCTGCGCCCATGCCCGCGCCGCGGATGCGCTTGGTGACCATACGGGCACGATCACCTTCACCATTTCAGCGGCGGATGTCGGGGCGGGTGTGTCATGGGGCAAAGGCGTGCTGACCTTCGAGGGGCATGACTATCCCTTCCGCATCCGTGGTGGCTCGGGGGCTGCCATCGGTTTCTCGCGCACCCATGCGGTTGGCACCGTCTATAACCTGTATCGCGTGTCCGATATCGAGGGCACGTACTGGTCCGTGCAGGGCGAGGCCACCATGGGGGCGGGCAAGGGCGGCGCCGTCATGGAAAACAATAACGGCATCTATATCAAGTTCACCTCGACAAGCAGCGGCGCGCGCCTTGCCTTCTCGGTCGAGCGCCTGACCGTGCGGCTCAACCCCGGCGTCACGCCGCCCGCGCCGCAGCAGCCTGCCACCACGCCCGCGGCCACCAATCCCGCCCCGGCCACCAGCCCTGCATCACACCAATAGGCAGGCGGCACCCTGATCGTGCATGGTAGCTTCATCATGAAAACGGATGGAGCCACCAGCATGACAGAAAACACCCATAGTTTTGGCGATGGCCGCCTGGCCGCCAGCGTGCACGCGAAGGGGGCCGAACTGTGCGCCCTGCGCGCGGGCGGGCGCGATCTGCTGTGGGGCGGTGGCGCGCCGTGGCAGCGGCAGTCACCGGTGCTGTTCCCCATCGTGGGGCGGCTGGTTGATGATACCGCCTGGGTAGAGGGCAGGCCCTACCGCATGACGCAGCATGGCTTCGCGCGCGACTGCACCTTCCGCTGGCTTGCGCGTGACGAGACCGGCTGCCGCCTCGAACTCGTCGACACGGACGAGACGCGTAAAATGTTCCCCTTCGCGTTCAGCCTCGTGATCGAATACCGGATCGAACAGGGCACCCTGTCGGTGCGCTACTGCGTGACCAACCCCGATAGCGCGCGTGTGCTGCCCGCCTCGCTTGGCGCGCACCCGGCCTTCATCTGGCCGCTTGCCCCCGATGTGCCCAAGAACCGGCATGTCATTACCTTTGATGCGCCCGAACCCGCCCCCATCCGCCGCCTGCAAGGGGGCCTGCTGCTGCCCGAGGCCCTGCCCACGCCCATCAAGGGCCACACGCTGGCGCTTGACGAGGCCCTGTTCGCGCCCGACGCGCTGATTCTCGACCAGTTGGCCAGCCATGGCCTGACCTATGGCATCCCCGATGGGCCGGGTCTTAGGCTGGCATGGGAGGGCTTTCCCTATCTGGGCCTGTGGATGAAGCCGGGCGGTGATTTCCTGTGCATCGAGCCCTGGCATGGCATTGCAAGCCCGGTGGGGTTCAGTGGTGAATTTTCTGCTCGTCCAGGCGTGTTTCACCTCCAGCCGGGGCAGGAATGGCGGGCAGGCTGGCAGGTTGGCTGCATCTGAGCGGGGCGGCTTCCGGCGGGTGTATTTTCCGCGCAACACCTGCCGGAATAAGCCTTGCGAAAACAGCATGGATCGACCCGTAAATCTGCGAAAATATCGGATGTGCAAGGCGATGGTTGCGGCGTAGTAGAGCAACAGGAGCAGCATGCGGCAGTATCGCCCGCTAGGCTCACGGGAAACGCCTTGATGCGTAGTTTTTCTCCTGTCCCCGTCGTGGGATTTTCCCCGTCTTCCCCCTCCCTCCCGATCCGCTCCTTCCGCCAGCGCGTAAGTGCGTGGGTGGGTGCGGCCTATCGCAAGCAGGGGATGATGCTGCTCTCTACAGTGCCCAGCGTGGCCGTGCCCTCGGGCTGCCATAGCGGCATGGAGGGCAGCCCCTCGCTGCTCGCGCTGCGCGGCTGGGATCGCGCCTGAACCTGCTGCCTGCGGGCAGGCCAGTTCTGTGATATTGTGTATGGCGGCGCATTCCGGTGCGCCGCCATATTCATGACTGCCGCATGGCGCGGGCGAACAGGAAGGCACAGGGCGATGCACAGGCGCATGTTGAACTGCATGGGGGGACTTGGCCTTGCCATGCTGGCGCATGGGGGCACCGCAGGGGCGGCGACAACCGCCTTCAACAAAATGCCGGATTACGAGAAATTCGGCATTATGGTTTCTTCCGCCTACCATGTGCGGCGCTGCGAAGTGACGGTGCGCGTCAACCCCACCCGTTTTGCCCAGAGCGCCACCGCGCTGGAAAACGAGGGTATTCTCGATAACGCCACGACCGATCTCATCAACAAACGGCCCGAATACTATATCGGCCAGGCCATGCACGAGATCGTGCCGACCATCATCTACCATACCTTCCTGCGCTATACCGATGCGGCGACCTGCCGGTTCACGTTCCGCAACCGGGCGGGGCAGGATGATGCGCTGTACGGCTATACCGCATCCGAGCCGACCTTCCTCAGCTTTGTCGTGCGCAGCCATACCATGACGCAGGTGGACTGGTACAAGGCCAGCTTTGACGAGATCAAGGAAGTCTCGGCCCAGTTCAATGAAGACCCCGCCTACGCTACCCCCGCCACGCAGGAGGAAGGCATCCCCCCGGCCCAGCCCACCGCCGCGGGCCTGCCCGGAGCGGAGGATGAAGCGCCGGGGGTGACAGACGGGCTGCGATGAACCACAAACAGGCATGACCATCACCACCCCGCCGGAATTTTCATCCCAGTTTATGGACCAGTTGCGCGACCTGCTGCGCTGGCGGCGTGATGTGCGCCATTTCCGCCCCGACCCGGTGCCCGAACCCGTGCTTGATGACCTGCTGCGCACCGCCTGCCTTGCCCCCTCGGTCGGGCTGAGCGAGCCGTGGCGCTTCGTGCGCGTTGATGATGCGGCCCGGCGGGCTGCGGTGCGGGCGGATTTTACCCGCTGCAACGAGGCCGCCCTGGCCGATCGTGACGGGCCGGACGCCCTGCGTTACGCGCGGCTGAAACTGGCCGGGCTGGATGATGCCCCCCACCATGTGGCGGTGTTCTCGCACCCCGACCCCGCGCAGGGGCGCGGGCTGGGGCGGGCAACCATGCCGCAGACCACCACCTGGTCCACTGTCATGGCCATCCATACTTTCTGGCTGGCGGCGACGGCGGCGGGCGTGGGAGTGGGCTGGGTCTCGATCATTGATCCCGACCAGGTTGCGGCCGTGCTGGACATGGACCCCGCACTCGAACTCGTGGCCTATCTGTGCGTAGGCTACCCCGCAGCCCCCGCGAGCACGCCTGAACTGGAGCGGCGCGGCTGGGAGCACCGCGCGCCCGAGCGGCGGCAGTGGATCCGGCGCTAGGCGGCGGGCGAGACGGGCGAGACGGGCGAGCAGTCATCCATGCGGGGCAGTTCTGGCTGGCAGCGGATCTGCCCGGTTATGACAATGCGGTGCCTGAACTGACATCACGCGCTGATAATGCAGTGGTAAAGGTGATGCGCCGCGCGCGTGCATAAGGGGCAGGCCCGCCGGGGTATTCCTGCCCGGATTTTGTGTATTCGTGGCGCTGTTACATGGGGTAGTTGCGTATCGGGCATATTGGTATTGTGGCCCATCTTCACGGATGGTTGAAAAAACGGGTGGCAGATATTCGTTAAATCCGGTTTTGCCCGGCGTCTGTTTCAACCATTGTACCGACCGGATTTCAGGCCGGGGGGGCGCGCGCCTTCTGGCTCCGTATCGCGTATCTGGTCCGGGCGTGCCCAGTCTATGTTCCGGTAAGAAATCATGATGACCTGCCCGGCACGGAGGACTGAACGCTGCTGCATCATTTCGAATACCTGTTCCAGCATTATGGCTATGGGGTCATTACCTTTATTGTCATGCTGGAAAGCATGGGCCTGCCGCTGCCTGCCGAGACACTGATCATTTCCGCCTCAGTCTATTGCGCAGCCACCCATCGGCTCGATATCCGCTGGGTGGCCCTTGCTGCCGTGATGGGGGCCGTCATTGGTGATAATATCGGTTACATGATCGGGCGCCGCGTGGGCCTGCCGCTACTGCAGAAATATGGCAGCCGCATCAAGCTCACCCCGCAAAGGCTGCTGCTTGGCCGTTTCCTGTTCCGCCATCATGGCAGCGGCATCGTGTTCTTCGGGCGTTTTGTGGCGCTGCTGCGTGTGTTCGTGGCACTGCTGGCCGGGGCCAATCACATGCCCTGGCCGCGCTTCATGATCTTTAATGCGCTGGGCGGCCTGTGCTGGGCAGGGGGGTACGCCACCGGGGCATATTATCTGGGCCGCAAGGTTACGCAGGTATCAGGGCCAGCAAGCATCGGGCTGGGCCTGGCTGTGGCGGTGGGGCTTGTGGCGAGCGCGGTGTTCCTGCGCCGCAATGAACAGCGCCTGACCGCGCAGGCCCTGCGTGAGGCCGAGGCGGAAAATGCGGCAGACGGAACACGCGCCGCCTGAACGTTGTGGTCAGGCGCTTTTGGCCAGCGGCTGCTGCGTCTGTTGAAGCTGGGTTGGCCCGGGCAGGCGGGTGAGCAGATGCGGGCGCTCATGATCTGGCAGCAGGTCGGCCAGCGTTGTTGAATCCAGCACGCTCATGAAGGCGCCGAGCGCGGTGGAGAGCACGCCGCGCAGCTTGCACATGTCCGACAGGATGCAGCAGTTGCCATCGGCCTGGCTGGGTTCACAATGGACCAGCTGCAGGTCATCCTCGGTCTGGCGCACGACATCGCCAATGCGGATATCTTCGGGGGCATGGCCAAGGATAAGGCCACCACCACGACCGCGCCGCGCATCAATCAGCCCAAGGCGGGACAGTCGGTGAATGACCTTGACGAGGTGATTCTCGGAAATGTCATACGCGCCGGCTATCTCATGGATCGAGACACGCCTGTCGGCATGCAATCCCATGTATAACAGCGTACGTAAGGCATAATCGGTGTGCAGGGTCAGGCGCATACCGATAGCTAGCATGGCGTGAATGAGCAGAAACAGACCTCTATAAATTGCATAATAAATGCATATTAAAGGGCAAAACTCCCTCCAGGCCTTGGTTTTGGGGCCTTGATTGCGCTTAAAGACGACAGATTCGGTGCTGTAGTATCACGGTAATGTGATTGAAGTAACAGATAACCACCATCATCCTGCCTCTATCCCTTCGGGCGGGTCCGGTTTGCGTTCTGGTATGGAAAAACACGGCTCATTCTGCAATAAAAAACAATATTTTCAGTAGTTTAATATTTAAAACCTGTGGTTGTGCACCCTGCCTTGCTGTGGAAAGGAAGGGAAGCTGACACACGTTTTCATCATGCGAGTGATTAGGGTGAGCAATAAGCAGTTGCATCAGCGGTGTCAGGACGCGCGTTTCCATGCGCCGGGCCGGAGCCTGGCACGGGCCAGCTCTCGTTGCCCCGCATTGAGACAATACTAAAAAATGAGGGAAAACTGCCAAAAACAGGCA contains:
- a CDS encoding SDR family oxidoreductase produces the protein MPDDSHIASSRRTVLAAAAGLVTAAAASGRAQAAEMAAPRPPLVDPENAYPRPPFPEQSQPWPGLAGKMNPRPDHGETSYRGSGRLAGRKALITGGDSGLGRAAAIAYAREGADVAIAYLPQEEPDAREVIALIREAGRKAVALPGDLRDSKYCAQLVQRAHDELGGLDILVSNAGRQRHQASILDITDEQFDETFRTNIYALFHLSKAAIPLMPRGAAIIATASVNAFSPSEILLDYSATKGAIVAFVKSLAKQMVHKGIRVNAVAPGPFWTALQISGGQTEENIHNFGGETPMGRAGQPAEIAPIYVLLASSEASYITGQVYAASGGTGVG
- a CDS encoding Rrf2 family transcriptional regulator; amino-acid sequence: MRLTLHTDYALRTLLYMGLHADRRVSIHEIAGAYDISENHLVKVIHRLSRLGLIDARRGRGGGLILGHAPEDIRIGDVVRQTEDDLQLVHCEPSQADGNCCILSDMCKLRGVLSTALGAFMSVLDSTTLADLLPDHERPHLLTRLPGPTQLQQTQQPLAKSA
- a CDS encoding aldose 1-epimerase family protein; its protein translation is MTENTHSFGDGRLAASVHAKGAELCALRAGGRDLLWGGGAPWQRQSPVLFPIVGRLVDDTAWVEGRPYRMTQHGFARDCTFRWLARDETGCRLELVDTDETRKMFPFAFSLVIEYRIEQGTLSVRYCVTNPDSARVLPASLGAHPAFIWPLAPDVPKNRHVITFDAPEPAPIRRLQGGLLLPEALPTPIKGHTLALDEALFAPDALILDQLASHGLTYGIPDGPGLRLAWEGFPYLGLWMKPGGDFLCIEPWHGIASPVGFSGEFSARPGVFHLQPGQEWRAGWQVGCI
- a CDS encoding CHRD domain-containing protein, whose protein sequence is MIRFSALPALVVASVAFASPALASVVRFEGHFAGEHGATSHPEGKVETALNTRTNLVKYVITWSGLSGPVTAAHFHGPAPAGEEAGVLVPIPSPYKSGQHGSVLLSSEQAQALQNGQVYVNLHTAALPNGEARAQIERQTPPARP
- a CDS encoding DedA family protein — encoded protein: MLESMGLPLPAETLIISASVYCAATHRLDIRWVALAAVMGAVIGDNIGYMIGRRVGLPLLQKYGSRIKLTPQRLLLGRFLFRHHGSGIVFFGRFVALLRVFVALLAGANHMPWPRFMIFNALGGLCWAGGYATGAYYLGRKVTQVSGPASIGLGLAVAVGLVASAVFLRRNEQRLTAQALREAEAENAADGTRAA
- the bluB gene encoding 5,6-dimethylbenzimidazole synthase; amino-acid sequence: MTITTPPEFSSQFMDQLRDLLRWRRDVRHFRPDPVPEPVLDDLLRTACLAPSVGLSEPWRFVRVDDAARRAAVRADFTRCNEAALADRDGPDALRYARLKLAGLDDAPHHVAVFSHPDPAQGRGLGRATMPQTTTWSTVMAIHTFWLAATAAGVGVGWVSIIDPDQVAAVLDMDPALELVAYLCVGYPAAPASTPELERRGWEHRAPERRQWIRR
- a CDS encoding RidA family protein, which codes for MTIKRLQPEERLAGAVVHGGLVYLAGQVADDADLDAEGQTADILRQIDAILAEAGTSKARLLSVQIFLSDMNDMAAMNRAWDAWLDPASKPARATVEARLANPKWKVEITGIAALT